The segment tggTAGTAATTAAACATATACTAAACCGAACAAATAAACAAGCCgaaattcattaaataaaaaccCGAATTCCTCTCACATCTGATGTGTTTGTTCCCCCCCTTGTCTTTGCGAGAGTAGCCAACCTAAAACGGTAACGCAAACGGGTCCAGCCACTAGCTCCAGCGGGTTCTTTGGGCTTTGGATAGGGCAAGGCCTTGACCACCAGTGTGCAGCCTCCTAGGTCAGATCCAGACAGCTGAACCGCACGGTGGTTGGAGCCTAGTCCGTAGAAATAGACGAGGGCACGgctgataaaaataaataaaaatggttaCTAAGCGAATTGGGTTTTGTAACAAAACTGGAGAAAGGTTCTAACTTCTAACCTGTTGAGAAGGAAAACATCGGTAATCTCGCCACATGTGGAGAAATGGTTACTCAAAGCATTCTTGATATCATCTCTAGGAAGAGAAGTGGCATATCCAGTCACGGATACGCCTTCGCTACTGCAAgagtaaaaaaaattgcattgtaTTAACACAACTTGCGTAAGTAAGAAAATGTGATTagcataaataataacttaccGGTTTCGTAGATGATGTGCAACGTGCCTAGCAGCGAGTACATCAGTACTCAACCCAGTGCTGAGGTCACTGAGTCCTGGAGGCAAACTCGTAACGACAATCTTCTTTCCTCCAATATCACTTC is part of the Brassica rapa cultivar Chiifu-401-42 chromosome A09, CAAS_Brap_v3.01, whole genome shotgun sequence genome and harbors:
- the LOC103843472 gene encoding nucleolin 1 isoform X4, whose amino-acid sequence is MEGSPFANFVKESMERSRSSPRVSAPYTGKRAFSGDEYLDVMKSYYDYAKSRIRIGVEGYDTSLQPIELYRALESLFKACGEFHNIQIRSDPVTNELQRSCIVILRGEGAGDKALQLDGSDIGGKKIVVTSLPPGLSDLSTGLSTDVLAARHVAHHLRNRSEGVSVTGYATSLPRDDIKNALSNHFSTCGEITDVFLLNSRALVYFYGLGSNHRAVQLSGSDLGGCTLVVKALPYPKPKEPAGASGWTRLRYRFRLATLAKTRGGTNTSDVRGIRVFI
- the LOC103843472 gene encoding uncharacterized protein LOC103843472 isoform X1 gives rise to the protein MEGSPFANFVKESMERSRSSPRVSAPYTGKRAFSGDEYLDVMKSYYDYAKSRIRIGVEGYDTSLQPIELYRALESLFKACGEFHNIQIRSDPVTNELQRSCIVILRGEGAGDKALQLDGSDIGGKKIVVTSLPPGLSDLSTGLSTDVLAARHVAHHLRNRFFYSCSSEGVSVTGYATSLPRDDIKNALSNHFSTCGEITDVFLLNSRALVYFYGLGSNHRAVQLSGSDLGGCTLVVKALPYPKPKEPAGASGWTRLRYRFRLATLAKTRGGTNTSDVRGIRVFI
- the LOC103843472 gene encoding uncharacterized protein LOC103843472 isoform X2 gives rise to the protein MEGSPFANFVKESMERSRSSPRVSAPYTGKRAFSGDEYLDVMKSYYDYAKSRIRIGVEGYDTSLQPIELYRALESLFKACGEFHNIQIRSDPVTNELQRSCIVILRGEGAGDKALQLDGSDIGGKKIVVTSLPPGLSDLSTGLSTDVLAARHVAHHLRNRFFYSCSSEGVSVTGYATSLPRDDIKNALSNHFSTCGEITDVFLLNSRALVYFYGLGSNHRAVQLSGSDLGGCTLVVKALPYPKPKEPAGASGWTRLRYRFRLATLAKTRGGTNTSDVRGIRVFI